The following proteins are co-located in the Chloroflexota bacterium genome:
- the argJ gene encoding bifunctional glutamate N-acetyltransferase/amino-acid acetyltransferase ArgJ: MTRNANLEIVSGFRFAGVSCGLKPETAVYGDRTLDLAIIASASPCQTAGVFTQNRFPAAPVLYDQLALQANPDNIRAIVVNAGNANACTGQQGLADARQMAQLTEASLNLPAGSILVMSTGVIGVPLPMQKVKAGIGEAARAIQNAESFGDEALGRAAQAIMTTDTKTKTARRSLSTATLVGIAKGAAMLHPNMATMLACVVSDAAIESTALQSILDRAVDRSFNAITVDGDQSTNDTLLVLANGLAGPVDKMAFEAVLTEVCQDLAQQMVRDAEGASKFVAVRVSGVETEAEARQVARTIATSVLFKTAVYGGDANWGRVLMAAGNGGVSLRPEQVSLWFAGNGNRALQVVCQGSPLPYDEAEAAAIFQCSDLHVHLDLGLGSAEATVWTSDMTHDYVTLNAHYRT; this comes from the coding sequence ATGACAAGAAATGCCAATTTGGAAATCGTGTCCGGCTTTCGCTTCGCAGGCGTATCCTGCGGCCTGAAACCTGAGACAGCGGTCTACGGGGACAGGACCCTCGATCTGGCCATTATTGCCAGCGCCAGTCCTTGCCAGACAGCTGGCGTCTTTACGCAGAACCGGTTTCCGGCAGCTCCAGTGCTGTACGATCAACTGGCTCTTCAAGCGAACCCTGACAACATTCGGGCCATTGTGGTTAACGCGGGGAACGCCAATGCCTGCACCGGACAGCAGGGACTGGCTGACGCCCGGCAGATGGCTCAATTAACCGAAGCCTCGCTGAATCTGCCGGCCGGCTCGATCCTGGTCATGTCAACCGGCGTGATCGGTGTACCACTGCCAATGCAGAAGGTCAAGGCGGGGATTGGCGAGGCCGCCCGGGCCATACAGAACGCTGAGAGCTTCGGCGATGAGGCCCTGGGAAGGGCGGCCCAGGCCATCATGACCACCGATACCAAAACAAAAACCGCGCGCCGATCCCTGTCGACGGCGACTCTTGTGGGAATCGCCAAAGGCGCGGCAATGCTTCACCCCAACATGGCGACCATGCTTGCCTGTGTTGTCAGCGATGCCGCTATAGAGTCCACAGCCCTTCAGTCCATACTTGACCGCGCCGTGGATCGAAGTTTCAACGCCATTACAGTGGACGGCGATCAGAGCACCAACGACACCCTGCTCGTCCTGGCCAACGGACTCGCCGGGCCGGTCGACAAGATGGCCTTCGAAGCAGTATTGACCGAGGTCTGTCAGGATTTAGCGCAGCAGATGGTGCGTGATGCCGAAGGCGCCAGTAAATTCGTGGCCGTGCGCGTTTCCGGTGTCGAAACAGAAGCCGAGGCACGCCAGGTCGCCAGGACCATCGCCACATCGGTCCTGTTCAAAACCGCAGTCTATGGTGGCGATGCAAACTGGGGACGGGTGCTGATGGCAGCCGGCAACGGCGGCGTGAGCCTGAGGCCTGAGCAGGTTTCATTGTGGTTCGCCGGCAACGGAAACAGAGCGCTGCAGGTGGTCTGCCAGGGCTCACCACTGCCCTACGATGAAGCTGAGGCAGCCGCGATTTTCCAATGCAGCGATCTGCACGTCCACCTTGACCTGGGCCTGGGTTCTGCTGAGGCAACGGTCTGGACCAGTGACATGACTCACGACTACGTTACGCTGAACGCGCACTATCGGACGTAA
- a CDS encoding (Fe-S)-binding protein, translated as MTISNPMPDLTPFRSNRPTTVALFITCLVDIFRPQVGEATVRLLEQQGLRVEFPLDQTCCGAPAHHAGWTREATDNARHWIEVFEPFEAIVSPSATCVAMVRHEYPRLLASDAHWRQRAKAMAKRTFELSEFLVDVLGIETIDSRFEGKVTYHPACQLLRTLGIDRQPKALLAQVQDTEIVDLPDSDSCCGFGGPFSVQLPQIASAMAERKVRAIESSGADLVVTCETGCLLHIAGQLNRRDSPCQIRHLAELLAGDIA; from the coding sequence TTGACCATTTCAAACCCCATGCCAGACCTGACTCCATTCCGATCAAACCGACCAACCACAGTTGCGCTGTTCATCACCTGTTTGGTGGACATCTTCCGGCCGCAGGTTGGTGAAGCCACCGTGCGCTTACTGGAGCAACAGGGCCTGCGGGTTGAGTTTCCCCTGGACCAAACCTGTTGCGGCGCGCCGGCACACCATGCCGGGTGGACAAGAGAAGCGACCGACAACGCCAGGCACTGGATCGAAGTTTTCGAGCCGTTTGAGGCGATCGTCTCGCCATCGGCAACTTGCGTGGCAATGGTCCGCCACGAGTATCCCCGGTTGCTGGCTTCTGATGCCCATTGGCGCCAAAGGGCCAAGGCAATGGCAAAGCGCACCTTCGAACTTTCCGAATTTCTGGTGGATGTCCTTGGCATCGAGACTATCGACTCCAGATTCGAGGGCAAGGTAACCTATCATCCCGCCTGTCAACTTCTGCGAACACTGGGCATCGATCGGCAACCAAAAGCTCTGCTTGCCCAGGTTCAGGATACAGAAATCGTCGATCTTCCCGATTCGGACTCCTGTTGTGGTTTCGGTGGACCGTTCAGCGTGCAGTTGCCCCAAATTGCCAGCGCTATGGCGGAGCGCAAGGTCCGTGCCATCGAGAGCAGCGGCGCCGACCTCGTGGTGACCTGCGAAACAGGCTGTCTCCTGCACATCGCCGGTCAGTTGAACCGCCGCGACAGCCCGTGCCAGATCCGTCACCTGGCTGAACTTCTGGCGGGTGATATTGCTTGA
- a CDS encoding NAD(P)H-hydrate dehydratase, whose protein sequence is MKIVTVPEMVEIEQAADASGHCYDTMMALAGRSVAASIQRHMAPWDSDGGILILVGPGNNGGDGLVAARYLHQWDPSRLVSVYCWKRKPEKNSNFEAVRRLKIPIVHARDDEDYSQLQDMIIDADVIVDALLGTGVSRPIEGDMVDLLAAVRQGLAERTSEESLQDEEIDETAELSSMEAAMALDSLRNFDFLLLTPYDDYQLPQIVAVDCPSGLNCDTGELDPASLAADLTITFANPKTGHFIADGPAACGQIEVADIGTDPGLGDNIQTEMVTPELAKSLLPARPLDAHKGTFGKTMIVAGSVNYTGAAHLSGSAAYRVGAGLVTLGIIASLHPILASNLAESTWLLLPEEMGVLSPTAVKVLAEHMDGYAALLVGPGLSQEEEAVKFVQRLVGIGFQGQRAATVGFLAGQQVSVEEMAPAADDAAAIEEKESDGPAIGFLARRRTSKSSPADFLQDCPLVLDADALNALAQVEDWHTYLPPDTIVTPHPGEMGRLCGCSTAEVQANRIGLAREKAAAWNLVVVLKGAYTVVAAPDGRLAVLPFANPALATAGSGDVLAGAIAGTLSQGIAPFEAALLAGYLHGLTGELARQELGDTGVVAGDLLHKLPTAIRQLRAA, encoded by the coding sequence ATGAAAATCGTCACGGTCCCTGAGATGGTAGAGATCGAGCAGGCAGCAGATGCCTCCGGACACTGCTACGACACTATGATGGCGCTGGCGGGGCGCTCAGTAGCTGCCAGCATTCAACGCCATATGGCGCCCTGGGACAGCGACGGTGGCATCCTGATACTGGTCGGTCCAGGAAACAACGGCGGCGATGGCCTCGTCGCTGCGCGCTATCTGCACCAATGGGATCCAAGCAGGTTAGTCTCTGTTTACTGTTGGAAACGAAAACCAGAAAAAAACAGCAATTTCGAGGCAGTGCGCCGTCTCAAGATTCCCATCGTGCATGCCAGGGATGATGAGGATTATTCCCAACTTCAAGACATGATCATCGATGCAGATGTCATTGTGGATGCGCTTTTGGGCACCGGGGTATCACGGCCGATCGAGGGGGATATGGTTGACCTGTTGGCAGCCGTGCGCCAGGGATTGGCGGAACGAACGAGCGAGGAATCCCTCCAGGATGAGGAGATCGATGAAACGGCGGAACTCTCTTCCATGGAGGCCGCCATGGCGCTTGACTCGCTCCGCAACTTTGACTTCCTTTTGCTGACTCCCTACGATGATTATCAACTGCCCCAGATTGTGGCGGTAGACTGCCCCAGTGGACTGAATTGCGACACAGGGGAGCTGGACCCGGCAAGCCTTGCGGCGGACCTGACCATCACCTTCGCCAATCCGAAGACAGGCCATTTCATCGCCGATGGTCCTGCAGCCTGCGGCCAGATTGAGGTGGCGGACATCGGCACCGATCCAGGCCTGGGCGACAATATTCAGACCGAGATGGTGACACCGGAATTGGCAAAAAGTCTGCTGCCGGCCCGCCCCCTTGATGCCCACAAAGGCACCTTTGGCAAGACCATGATCGTAGCAGGGTCGGTGAACTACACCGGTGCCGCCCACCTGTCCGGATCGGCAGCTTATCGGGTGGGCGCCGGATTGGTGACTCTCGGCATCATTGCTTCATTGCATCCGATTCTTGCGTCGAACCTGGCCGAGAGCACCTGGCTCCTGTTGCCAGAGGAGATGGGTGTCCTGAGTCCGACAGCAGTCAAGGTCCTGGCAGAGCACATGGATGGTTACGCGGCCCTGTTGGTCGGTCCCGGCCTCAGCCAGGAAGAAGAGGCCGTCAAGTTCGTTCAACGCCTGGTCGGGATTGGATTCCAGGGCCAGCGTGCAGCGACCGTCGGCTTCCTGGCCGGGCAGCAGGTATCGGTAGAAGAGATGGCGCCTGCAGCAGACGACGCAGCAGCGATCGAAGAGAAAGAGTCCGATGGGCCTGCAATCGGGTTTTTGGCGCGCCGCCGGACGTCGAAATCCTCTCCGGCTGACTTTCTGCAGGATTGCCCTCTTGTCCTTGACGCCGACGCTCTGAATGCGCTTGCTCAGGTTGAGGATTGGCACACGTACCTGCCGCCCGACACGATAGTCACGCCCCACCCAGGCGAAATGGGACGTCTTTGTGGCTGCTCAACGGCGGAAGTACAGGCCAATCGAATTGGTCTCGCCCGCGAAAAGGCCGCTGCCTGGAACCTGGTCGTGGTACTAAAAGGAGCGTACACGGTGGTAGCAGCGCCCGATGGTCGCCTTGCCGTACTGCCCTTTGCAAACCCAGCCCTTGCCACAGCCGGTAGCGGTGACGTCCTGGCAGGGGCGATCGCTGGCACACTGAGCCAGGGGATAGCACCGTTCGAAGCTGCTCTGCTTGCCGGTTACCTGCACGGGCTGACAGGTGAACTGGCCCGCCAGGAGCTGGGCGATACCGGCGTCGTGGCCGGGGATCTGCTTCACAAACTTCCCACGGCTATCCGGCAGTTGCGGGCCGCCTGA